One genomic window of Larimichthys crocea isolate SSNF unplaced genomic scaffold, L_crocea_2.0 scaffold468, whole genome shotgun sequence includes the following:
- the LOC104921674 gene encoding retinal guanylyl cyclase 2 isoform X1, whose amino-acid sequence MQLPRWLLGVCLWLLCITEVWTATFKLALIGPWSCDPMFSRAMPTAAANLALLRLRSDSGLSRGYWYDVKLLEEDCSASKALMSLGDMEGYGHAYIGPFNPALCHAASLLAQHWEVGLASPGCLDANWVNLPPITPPSRVLFTVLRFFRWAHVAIISAPSDLWESTGQEVASALRALGLPIGPVVTMETRNNGGPHKALRVIREADKVKVVIMCMSSVLIGGEDQRELLLAALDMGMVSDGYVFIPYDALLYAMPYQDTVFPQLTNSTQLRHAYSSVLTVTMASDQSFYEAFRQAQINREIRSAVSATEVSPVFGTIFNMVYFVAKAVEERRQAGGGHWVTGDQLVQSDGDFDFQGFNQVLYGGKEGRGLQAKYVVLDTDGDRLVPTHSLAPTHTDGMVGGLRPLSRSFIFPGGKPPTASFCWFSPEEACRGGLDTATEFFIFLLLCALIGAFFYWIRKYKSTSSITKLILTLDDIVFIDTQVSRKKLNDESIMRSLLEIKTPFRSIARSYILTTAESSNIGILEGDWVWLKKIPVRKTITAINQNTQSLFSQLREMRHENLNLYLGLFLDSGIFALVVEHCPRGSLADLLADSNMRLDWMFKSSLLMDLIKGMKYLHLRGLSHGRLKSTNCLVDGRFVLKVTDYGLPMILHAQSLSLPDDPQELLWTAPELLRNPVRGGSFSGDVFSFSIIIQEVISRTLPYAMMDMPAHEIVERLKQPPPLCRPLVSVDEAPAECLSLMNECWNEDPSKRPSFDDIFKQFRGINRGKRANIIDSMLRMLEQYSSNLEDLIRERTDELEVERNKTEKLVGQLLPKSVAQALKKGKPVQPEHYSDCTLYFSDIVGFTTISALSEPIEVVDLLNDLYTMFDAIIATHDVYKVETIGDAYMVASGVPNRNGNQHAAEVANMSLDILHSIAAFKIKHMPEIKVKIRIGLHSGAVVAGVVGLTMPRYCLFGDTVTTASHMEASGLPYRIHISLSTVKVLTSLKLGYHIDTRKAQVKGSVDTYWLVGRDGFDKPLPVPPDLTGGASNHGISLDEIPVERRQKFLDRQKKIKK is encoded by the exons ATGCAGCTTCCCAGGTGGTTGCTAGGGGTATGTCTATGGTTGCTATGCATTACAGAGGTCTGGACAGCTACCTTTAAGCTGGCTCTGATTGGTCCATGGTCATGTGACCCCATGTTCTCTCGGGCAATGCCAACAGCAGCGGCCAACCTGGCATTGTTACGGTTACGGAGTGACAGTGGTCTAAGCAGAGGATACTGGTACGACGTCAAACTGCTGGAAGAGGATTGCTCCGCCTCCAaag CTCTGATGAGTCTTGGGGACATGGAGGGTTATGGTCACGCCTACATTGGACCATTTAACCCCGCCCTCTGCCATGCTGCGTCCTTATTGGCTCAGCATTGGGAGGTGGGGCTTGCTTCTCCAGGCTGCCTGGATGCTAACTGGGTGAACCTGCCACCAATCACACCACCCAGCAGAGTCTTGTTCACGGTGCTCAGGTTCTTCCGCTGGGCGCACGTCGCCATCATCTCAG CTCCATCAGACCTATGGGAGAGCACTGGGCAGGAAGTGGCCTCGGCGCTCAGAGCTCTGGGCCTGCCAATTGGTCCAGtggttaccatggaaacaagGAACAATGGAGGCCCCCATAAAGCACTCAGAGTAATCAGGGAGGCTGACAAGGTGAAAG tggTGATTATGTGCATGAGCTCCGTCTTGATTGGTGGAGAGGATCAGCGAGAGCTCCTATTGGCTGCTCTGGACATGGGGATGGTTTCTGATGGTTACGTGTTTATTCCATATGACGCCCTGCTGTATGCCATGCCGTACCAG GACACAGTGTTCCCTCAGCTGACCAATAGCACGCAGCTTCGCCATGCCTACAGCTCCGTTCTGACTGTTACCATGGCATCTGACCAAAGTTTCTACGAAGCTTTTCGCCAGGCTCAAATCAACCGAGAGATCCGTTCTGCTGTGTCTGCAACTGAG GTGTCTCCGGTCTTTGGAACCATCTTTAACATGGTCTACTTTGTTGCTAAGGCAGTGGAGGAGCGACGTCAGGCAGGTGGTGGCCACTGGGTGACGGGAGATCAGCTTGTCCAATCAGATGGAGATTTTGATTTCCAGGGCTTCAATCAG gtgTTATATGGAGGTAAAGAGGGGCGTGGCCTGCAGGCAAAGTATGTGGTGTTGGACACTGACGGTGACCGACTCGTACCGACACACTCGCTTGCtccaacacacactgatggaaTGGTCGGAGGCCTGAGGCCGCTGAGTCGCTCCTTCATTTTCCCCGGAGGAAAACCCCCCACCGCCAGCTTCTGTTGGTTCAGTCCAGAGGAGGCCTGCAGGGGGG GTTTGGACACAGCAACAGAGTTTTTCATCTTCCTGTTGCTCTGCGCTCTGATAGGGGCTTTTTTCTACTGGATCAG GAAGTACAAAAGCACATCAAGCATTACCAAACTCATCCTGACTTTGGACGACATCGTCTTCATCGACACTCAAGTCAGCAGGAAG AAACTAAATGACGAGTCCATCATGAGGAGtcttttggaaataaaaactCCATTCCGCTCAATTGCTCGAAGTTACATCCTAACAACAGCTGAGAGCTCCAACATTGGAATATTGGAG GGTGACTGGGTTTGGCTGAAAAAGATTCCTGTTAGAAAGACAATAACAGCTATCAATCAAAACACCCAGAGTCTGTTCAGCCAG CTGAGAGAGATGCGTCATGAGAACCTGAACCTGTACCTGGGTCTGTTTCTGGACTCTGGGATCTTCGCTCTGGTGGTTGAACACTGTCCTCGAGGAAGTCTGGCTGACCTGCTGGCTGACAGCAACATGAGGCTGGACTGGATGTTCAAATCCTCTCTGCTCATGGACCTCATCAAG ggTATGAAGTATCTTCATCTACGAGGTTTGAGTCACGGTCGTCTTAAGTCCACAAACTGTTTAGTCGATGGACGCTTCGTTCTGAAGGTCACAGATTATGGACTTCCCATGATCCTTCACGCTCAGAGCCTCAGCCTTCCTGATGACCCTCAAG aacTGTTGTGGACAGCTCCTGAGCTTTTGAGGAATCCGGTCCGTGGAGGTTCGTTTTCAGGAGACGTCTTCAGTTTCTCCATCATCATACAGGAAGTGATCTCACGAACTCTGCCATATGCCATGATGGACATGCCCGCCCACG agatAGTGGAGCGCCTGaagcagcctcctcctctctgcagaccGCTGGTTTCGGTGGATGAAGCTCCGGCTGAATGTCTCAGTCTGATGAACGAATGTTGGAATGAAGATCCGAGTAAGAGGCCGAGCTTTGATGACATTTTCAAACAG tttcGGGGGATTAACAGAGGGAAGAGGGCGAACATCATTGACTCCATGTTGCGGATGTTGGAGCAGTACAGTTCAAACCTCGAAGATCTGATCAGAGAGCGAACAGATGAACTGGAGGTTGAGAGAAACAAGACAGAGAAGTTGGTTGGACAACTCCTGCCGAA gtcagTGGCTCAAGCTCTGAAGAAAGGGAAGCCGGTCCAGCCTGAACATTATTCAGACTGCACTCTTTACTTCAGTGATATTGTTGGATTTACTACCATTTCAGCACTCAGTGAACCTATCGAG gtaGTCGATCTGCTCAATGACCTCTACACCATGTTTGATGCCATCATTGCTACTCATGATGTCTACAAG GTAGAAACTATTGGAGATGCCTACATGGTGGCTTCAGGTGTTCCCAACAGAAACGGGAATCAGCACGCAGCTGAAGTGGCCAACATGTCTCTGGACATCCTGCACTCGATCGCAgcttttaaaatcaaacacatgCCCGAGATTAAAGTCAAAATACGCATTGGACTGCACTCAG GTGCGGTGGTAGCAGGTGTGGTCGGGCTCACAATGCCCAGGTACTGTCTGTTTGGAGACACAGTGACCACGGCCTCACATATGGAAGCCAGCGGATTGC CCTACAGGATCCACATCAGTCTAAGTACAGTGAAGGTCCTGACCAGCCTGAAACTGGGATACCACATAGACACCAGAAAGGCACAG GTGAAGGGCTCGGTGGACACGTACTGGCTAGTGGGTCGAGATGGTTTTGATAAacctcttcctgttcctccaGATCTCACTGGAGG GGCCAGTAATCATGGTATCAGTCTGGATGAGATTCCAgttgaaagaagacaaaagttTCTTGACCGACAGAAGAAGATAAAGAAATGA
- the LOC104921674 gene encoding retinal guanylyl cyclase 2 isoform X2 yields the protein MQLPRWLLGVCLWLLCITEVWTATFKLALIGPWSCDPMFSRAMPTAAANLALLRLRSDSGLSRGYWYDVKLLEEDCSASKALMSLGDMEGYGHAYIGPFNPALCHAASLLAQHWEVGLASPGCLDANWVNLPPITPPSRVLFTVLRFFRWAHVAIISAPSDLWESTGQEVASALRALGLPIGPVVTMETRNNGGPHKALRVIREADKVKVVIMCMSSVLIGGEDQRELLLAALDMGMVSDGYVFIPYDALLYAMPYQDTVFPQLTNSTQLRHAYSSVLTVTMASDQSFYEAFRQAQINREIRSAVSATEVSPVFGTIFNMVYFVAKAVEERRQAGGGHWVTGDQLVQSDGDFDFQGFNQVLYGGKEGRGLQAKYVVLDTDGDRLVPTHSLAPTHTDGMVGGLRPLSRSFIFPGGKPPTASFCWFSPEEACRGGLDTATEFFIFLLLCALIGAFFYWIRKYKSTSSITKLILTLDDIVFIDTQVSRKKLNDESIMRSLLEIKTPFRSIARSYILTTAESSNIGILEGDWVWLKKIPVRKTITAINQNTQSLFSQLREMRHENLNLYLGLFLDSGIFALVVEHCPRGSLADLLADSNMRLDWMFKSSLLMDLIKGMKYLHLRGLSHGRLKSTNCLVDGRFVLKVTDYGLPMILHAQSLSLPDDPQELLWTAPELLRNPVRGGSFSGDVFSFSIIIQEVISRTLPYAMMDMPAHEIVERLKQPPPLCRPLVSVDEAPAECLSLMNECWNEDPSKRPSFDDIFKQFRGINRGKRANIIDSMLRMLEQYSSNLEDLIRERTDELEVERNKTEKLVGQLLPKSVAQALKKGKPVQPEHYSDCTLYFSDIVGFTTISALSEPIEVVDLLNDLYTMFDAIIATHDVYKVETIGDAYMVASGVPNRNGNQHAAEVANMSLDILHSIAAFKIKHMPEIKVKIRIGLHSGAVVAGVVGLTMPRYCLFGDTVTTASHMEASGLPYRIHISLSTVKVLTSLKLGYHIDTRKAQGQ from the exons ATGCAGCTTCCCAGGTGGTTGCTAGGGGTATGTCTATGGTTGCTATGCATTACAGAGGTCTGGACAGCTACCTTTAAGCTGGCTCTGATTGGTCCATGGTCATGTGACCCCATGTTCTCTCGGGCAATGCCAACAGCAGCGGCCAACCTGGCATTGTTACGGTTACGGAGTGACAGTGGTCTAAGCAGAGGATACTGGTACGACGTCAAACTGCTGGAAGAGGATTGCTCCGCCTCCAaag CTCTGATGAGTCTTGGGGACATGGAGGGTTATGGTCACGCCTACATTGGACCATTTAACCCCGCCCTCTGCCATGCTGCGTCCTTATTGGCTCAGCATTGGGAGGTGGGGCTTGCTTCTCCAGGCTGCCTGGATGCTAACTGGGTGAACCTGCCACCAATCACACCACCCAGCAGAGTCTTGTTCACGGTGCTCAGGTTCTTCCGCTGGGCGCACGTCGCCATCATCTCAG CTCCATCAGACCTATGGGAGAGCACTGGGCAGGAAGTGGCCTCGGCGCTCAGAGCTCTGGGCCTGCCAATTGGTCCAGtggttaccatggaaacaagGAACAATGGAGGCCCCCATAAAGCACTCAGAGTAATCAGGGAGGCTGACAAGGTGAAAG tggTGATTATGTGCATGAGCTCCGTCTTGATTGGTGGAGAGGATCAGCGAGAGCTCCTATTGGCTGCTCTGGACATGGGGATGGTTTCTGATGGTTACGTGTTTATTCCATATGACGCCCTGCTGTATGCCATGCCGTACCAG GACACAGTGTTCCCTCAGCTGACCAATAGCACGCAGCTTCGCCATGCCTACAGCTCCGTTCTGACTGTTACCATGGCATCTGACCAAAGTTTCTACGAAGCTTTTCGCCAGGCTCAAATCAACCGAGAGATCCGTTCTGCTGTGTCTGCAACTGAG GTGTCTCCGGTCTTTGGAACCATCTTTAACATGGTCTACTTTGTTGCTAAGGCAGTGGAGGAGCGACGTCAGGCAGGTGGTGGCCACTGGGTGACGGGAGATCAGCTTGTCCAATCAGATGGAGATTTTGATTTCCAGGGCTTCAATCAG gtgTTATATGGAGGTAAAGAGGGGCGTGGCCTGCAGGCAAAGTATGTGGTGTTGGACACTGACGGTGACCGACTCGTACCGACACACTCGCTTGCtccaacacacactgatggaaTGGTCGGAGGCCTGAGGCCGCTGAGTCGCTCCTTCATTTTCCCCGGAGGAAAACCCCCCACCGCCAGCTTCTGTTGGTTCAGTCCAGAGGAGGCCTGCAGGGGGG GTTTGGACACAGCAACAGAGTTTTTCATCTTCCTGTTGCTCTGCGCTCTGATAGGGGCTTTTTTCTACTGGATCAG GAAGTACAAAAGCACATCAAGCATTACCAAACTCATCCTGACTTTGGACGACATCGTCTTCATCGACACTCAAGTCAGCAGGAAG AAACTAAATGACGAGTCCATCATGAGGAGtcttttggaaataaaaactCCATTCCGCTCAATTGCTCGAAGTTACATCCTAACAACAGCTGAGAGCTCCAACATTGGAATATTGGAG GGTGACTGGGTTTGGCTGAAAAAGATTCCTGTTAGAAAGACAATAACAGCTATCAATCAAAACACCCAGAGTCTGTTCAGCCAG CTGAGAGAGATGCGTCATGAGAACCTGAACCTGTACCTGGGTCTGTTTCTGGACTCTGGGATCTTCGCTCTGGTGGTTGAACACTGTCCTCGAGGAAGTCTGGCTGACCTGCTGGCTGACAGCAACATGAGGCTGGACTGGATGTTCAAATCCTCTCTGCTCATGGACCTCATCAAG ggTATGAAGTATCTTCATCTACGAGGTTTGAGTCACGGTCGTCTTAAGTCCACAAACTGTTTAGTCGATGGACGCTTCGTTCTGAAGGTCACAGATTATGGACTTCCCATGATCCTTCACGCTCAGAGCCTCAGCCTTCCTGATGACCCTCAAG aacTGTTGTGGACAGCTCCTGAGCTTTTGAGGAATCCGGTCCGTGGAGGTTCGTTTTCAGGAGACGTCTTCAGTTTCTCCATCATCATACAGGAAGTGATCTCACGAACTCTGCCATATGCCATGATGGACATGCCCGCCCACG agatAGTGGAGCGCCTGaagcagcctcctcctctctgcagaccGCTGGTTTCGGTGGATGAAGCTCCGGCTGAATGTCTCAGTCTGATGAACGAATGTTGGAATGAAGATCCGAGTAAGAGGCCGAGCTTTGATGACATTTTCAAACAG tttcGGGGGATTAACAGAGGGAAGAGGGCGAACATCATTGACTCCATGTTGCGGATGTTGGAGCAGTACAGTTCAAACCTCGAAGATCTGATCAGAGAGCGAACAGATGAACTGGAGGTTGAGAGAAACAAGACAGAGAAGTTGGTTGGACAACTCCTGCCGAA gtcagTGGCTCAAGCTCTGAAGAAAGGGAAGCCGGTCCAGCCTGAACATTATTCAGACTGCACTCTTTACTTCAGTGATATTGTTGGATTTACTACCATTTCAGCACTCAGTGAACCTATCGAG gtaGTCGATCTGCTCAATGACCTCTACACCATGTTTGATGCCATCATTGCTACTCATGATGTCTACAAG GTAGAAACTATTGGAGATGCCTACATGGTGGCTTCAGGTGTTCCCAACAGAAACGGGAATCAGCACGCAGCTGAAGTGGCCAACATGTCTCTGGACATCCTGCACTCGATCGCAgcttttaaaatcaaacacatgCCCGAGATTAAAGTCAAAATACGCATTGGACTGCACTCAG GTGCGGTGGTAGCAGGTGTGGTCGGGCTCACAATGCCCAGGTACTGTCTGTTTGGAGACACAGTGACCACGGCCTCACATATGGAAGCCAGCGGATTGC CCTACAGGATCCACATCAGTCTAAGTACAGTGAAGGTCCTGACCAGCCTGAAACTGGGATACCACATAGACACCAGAAAGGCACAG GGCCAGTAA